Proteins from a single region of Harmonia axyridis chromosome 4, icHarAxyr1.1, whole genome shotgun sequence:
- the LOC123678023 gene encoding dynein axonemal assembly factor 6, whose translation MDTTRDEIEGLMKLFNAEPRRRYADSEDEELEDISEVNSNTNVEDRSEEKKNPYTKIEAEEEQRMKYEELAAENEFFLDEAKPNTDWKKTPKWQFSYRQKVTSSDVFLQMGPKNPSTACCEDMIIEVYLPKDKRQNIDLKVKNNQLQIFSPNHVLDIPLPHPVDPQKGNAQWDQEQEKLTITLNMQREFDYMNF comes from the exons ATGGACACTACAAGAGATGAAATTGAAGGGCTTATGAAGTTATTTAATGCTGAACCTCGTAGACGATATGCAGACTctgaagatgaagaattggaagatatttcaGAAGTGAACTCTAACACTAATG TTGAAGATAGAtcggaagaaaaaaaaaatccttataCAAAAATTGAAGCCGAAGAAGAACAAAGAATGAAGTATGAAGAATTAGctgctgaaaatgaatttttcctcGACGAAGCGAAACCAAATACAGATTGGAAGAAGACTCCTAAATGGCAATTTTCTTACAGACAAAAAGTAACATCTTCCGATGTATTTTTGCAG ATGGGGCCAAAGAATCCCTCGACTGCTTGTTGTGAAGATATGATCATTGAGGTTTACCTACCCAAAGATAAAAGACAGAATATAGACCTCAAAGTTAAAAATAACCAACTGCAAATTTTTTCCCCCAACCATGTGTTAGATATTCCTCTGCCTCATCCTGTTGATCCTCAGAAAGGGAATGCTCAGTGGGATCAAGAACAAGAAAAGCTCACTATTACTTTAAATATGCAACGTGAATTTGATTATATGAATTTCTAA
- the LOC123677617 gene encoding regulator of MON1-CCZ1 complex — protein sequence MATSEYYLELSNNPLRFEAGNQLTNVFFDDSNKHVFAVRSGGVMGVVVKDLCQPDKPLNFRMEDRGPVLSIKFSLDLKILAVHRTNSSIEFMNFDGSSLEEEYSQSCKKNNKILGFLWTFENEVAFITDHGVELFKVLPEKRALKQLKTLSHNLQWFVWCPLNKIALLASAHGSQLQPIIFRPGTIGKLPKVESISCKMALERDITLATLYGIPAILILRHQSGPQTAEVHIHELSGPGQTPIKTHVLKLGLSGRFAINIVDNLVLVHHQASRSSQIFDIALPGESDGVVKYHTSVAAAKSFKPVNLTIPSLDGAQTLPCDLYSPNWVVFQPNIVIDAKLGCLWHINLCLPQLCNIISDLAFCCQLLLRRTKGKPVILKVLLEKIQQENPVQEKIRESFNYINKEYRDWLEVELQNQTASPAFDPIPSKPEINGNVIIIDQLEMYDNIFLKLDADAEMNRLEWVLINYLTSLCEYDIKALPNLNEMIVSTLVRRKKFATLQQLLQYGVIADSKNLACILLSLGNVYQAGTQMALDMLSRLDAKEEIQEILLSQGQILTALKLSSDKKNPRKFLQAAQDSNDEQLFHSVLYYYKNHPMHSSNFKKDSRLDSFVHFYNSIFEDK from the coding sequence ATGGCAACTTCTGAATACTATTTGGAATTATCTAACAACCCATTACGTTTTGAAGCTGGTAACCAATTAACAAATGTGTTTTTCGACGACTCCAATAAACATGTATTTGCTGTACGTTCTGGAGGTGTTATGGGTGTTGTTGTCAAAGATCTATGCCAACCTGATAAACCCTTGAATTTCAGAATGGAAGATAGGGGTCCTGTGTTatctataaaattttctttaGACCTTAAAATCCTTGCTGTGCATAGAACCAATTCTTCAATAGAATTCATGAACTTCGATGGAAGTTCTCTAGAAGAAGAATATAGTCAAAGTTGCAAAAAGAATAATAAGATTCTGGGGTTTTTATGGACCTTCGAAAATGAAGTAGCTTTCATAACTGATCATGGTGTTGAATTATTCAAAGTTCTACCTGAGAAAAGAGCTTTAAAGCAGTTGAAGACGCTGTCACATAATTTACAATGGTTTGTTTGGTGTCCACTCAATAAAATTGCTTTGTTAGCGTCTGCTCATGGATCTCAATTACAACCTATCATATTCAGACCTGGTACAATCGGAAAGCTGCCAAAAGTAGAGAGTATTTCTTGCAAAATGGCCTTGGAGAGAGATATTACACTAGCAACACTGTATGGAATTCCTGCTATCTTGATACTGAGACATCAGAGTGGACCTCAAACTGCTGAAGTTCATATTCATGAACTTAGTGGTCCAGGACAAACCCCTATCAAAACCCATGTTTTAAAGCTTGGACTCTCAGGTCGATTTGCAATAAATATTGTTGACAATTTGGTTTTAGTCCACCATCAAGCATCTAGAAGCTCTCAAATTTTTGACATAGCATTACCAGGAGAAAGCGATGGAGTTGTGAAATATCATACTTCTGTAGCTGCAGCAAAATCTTTCAAACCTGTAAATTTAACAATTCCCAGCTTGGATGGAGCACAAACGCTACCTTGCGACTTATATTCTCCCAACTGGGTAGTGTTCCAACCAAACATCGTCATAGATGCTAAGCTTGGGTGTCTGTGGCATATTAATTTATGCCTTCCTCAATTgtgcaatattatttcagaTCTTGCATTTTGTTGTCAGTTACTTCTAAGAAGAACTAAAGGTAAGCCTGTCATACTAAAAGTATTACTTGAGAAGATTCAACAAGAGAATCCAGTTCAAGAAAAAATCAGAGAATCATTCAATTATATCAACAAAGAGTATAGAGATTGGCTAGAAGTAGAATTGCAAAATCAAACTGCATCTCCAGCTTTTGATCCAATTCCAAGCAAACCAGAAATAAATGGGAATGTTATCATTATAGATCAATTAGAGATGTATGATAACATTTTCCTTAAGCTAGATGCAGATGCTGAAATGAATAGGTTGGAATGGGTGCTAATAAATTATTTAACGTCTCTTTGTGAATATGATATAAAAGCACTGCCAAACTTGAATGAAATGATTGTATCCACTTTggttcgaagaaaaaaattcgcTACTTTACAACAACTTCTTCAATATGGTGTTATAGCAGACTCTAAAAATTTAGCTTGTATTCTATTGTCGTTAGGAAATGTGTATCAAGCAGGAACACAGATGGCTCTGGACATGCTTTCACGGTTAGATGCTAAGgaagaaattcaagaaattcTTCTCAGTCAAGGACAGATTTTAACTGCTTTGAAATTGTCATCTGATAAAAAAAATCCCAGGAAATTCTTACAAGCGGCTCAGGACTCCAATGATGAGCAATTGTTCCATAGTGTTTTATACTATTATAAGAACCACCCAATGCATAGTTCTAATTTCAAAAAGGATAGTCGCCTAGATAGTTTTGTACATTTTTACAACTCAATTTTTGAagataaataa
- the LOC123677876 gene encoding cysteine-rich venom protein LEI1-like, which translates to MLRLSCVLFLICFFDWSNMQGHYRKDRMPKIMGDKIPLSALMPEKPRTRSKIVKMHNVFRSRVKPAASNMLKMTWNERLAEAAQKWTQNCQFLTHDGNDGRFIPNYGPCGQNIFVATQKVPWFFAINTWFLEKDNFTYGGKNDLRRIGHYTQMVWAATHEVGCGISKCINLNNGTWVKYYSYICNYCPIGNLPDKLGLPYKKGVPCQACKGSCHSKRLCTNSCNVADYWSNCNRLFQRWPSWLCHTNTKKGKERTRRCRATCTCRQKIHD; encoded by the exons ATGCTTAGGTTAAGTTGTGTGctgtttttaatttgttttttcgaTTGGTCAAACATGCAGGGACATTATAGGAAGGATAGAA tgccTAAAATCATGGGAGATAAAATTCCACTGAGTGCGCTTATGCCTGAAAAACCTAGAACTAGGAGCAAAATTGTCAAAATGCATAATGTCTTTCGATCAAGAGTAAAACCTGCTGCTTCAAATATGTTGAAAATG ACGTGGAATGAACGTCTTGCTGAAGCAGCACAGAAATGGACCCAGAACTGTCAATTTTTAACCCATGACGGAAATGATGGTAGATTCATCCCCAACTACGGACCATGTggtcaaaatatttttgtagcAACCCAAAAAGTGCCCTG GTTTTTCGCTATAAATACTTGGTTCTTGGAGAAAGATAATTTCACATATGGAGGCAAAAATGATTTAAGGCGGATTGGGCATTACACACAAATGGTTTGGGCAGCAACCCATGAAGTTGGATGCGGCATTTCGAAATGCATAAATCTAAATAATGGAACATGGGTTAAATATTATAGCTACATATGCAACTACTGTCCAAT tggAAATCTACCGGACAAGCTTGGTCTACCGTATAAGAAGGGGGTGCCATGCCAAGCATGCAAAGGAAGCTGTCATTCTAAGAGGCTTTGTACGAATTCATGTAATGTTGCTGATTATTGGTCTAACTGCAACAGGTTGTTCCAACGTTGGCCAAGTTGGCTCTGCCACACTAATACGAAAAAAGGGAAAGAAAGGACAAGAAGATGTAGAGCCACCTGTACTTGTAGACAAAAAATTCACGATTAA